A stretch of the Aphis gossypii isolate Hap1 chromosome 2, ASM2018417v2, whole genome shotgun sequence genome encodes the following:
- the LOC114131371 gene encoding uncharacterized protein LOC114131371 produces MTKYNVNVVSSDMKGRLEFMMNIYNRLMMSDQEVVPNKTTADYRSLNGYIKLMQCATNSKKYKKSNKSRLYRPTAANKNINITSAIQRNYKNYSSTSSISSRPTLSRSPSSVLFDFENNSASSCFEETKRLLWAGCKTVDDALDVNRDLPMWVQTVDSNNIVKQLLTSVDASRVDKGNVHTLVAVFINFSITMIDMFGMNVSVDQHWWKHSYKIMEQLINDINVHCRAKDPNASLKVKGKNGDRMLNKALSTITQLKKIVPNDKHEIHVMQNPTTPLVPPVQQPTFQPPSPDFNTQPYVNYNYPNQNYMNSYNYQGPYQTPQINRPPYCPMQYRPPYQPPYQQYPNQVRMNQPQYYQYLQQPPNPWQNNYQKPPYPVHNAPFPPTQFVANNPQPKPEAKLVEVKEDDEKKWLEAQKDAKKLVNNAINHNILATRSTDSIQSSQESEEGLINNVHPVYEKMSDRDSGAQIPDDTTDRMWNFLAREVDKKVRYKFQKMIREMQDIPKEEFSKEPELYETTYQNVVRIQLFEPIRCKMINKKYENVQAVVRDFRLVFSTFRHISQQSNDIKCKLMMDFMERHFNECLRKYFRGWNLDKYRSTVQE; encoded by the exons ATGACAAAATACAATGTGAATGTTGTTTCATCTGACATGAAAGGTCGATTAGAGTTTATGATGAACATTTACAATCGTTTAATGATGTCTGATCAAGAAGTTGTACCAAATAAAACTACTGCTGATTATCGTTCATTAAATGGCTATATAAAACTTATGCAATGTGctacaaatagtaaaaaatacaaaaagtcTAATAAAAGTCGTTTATATCGCCCGACTGcagcaaataaaaatatcaacataacATCAGCTATTcagagaaattataaaaactatagcag taCATCATCTATATCATCTCGACCTACTTTAAGTCGTTCACCATCATctgtattatttgattttgaaaacaattcaGCATCCAGTTGTTTTGAAGAAACTAAAAGATTATTATGGGCAGGTTGTAAGACAGTTGATGATGCTCTTGATGTGAATAGAGACTTGCCTATGTGGGTGCAAACTGtagattcaaataatattgttaaacagTTGTTGACATCCGTAGACGCCAGCCGTGTTGATAAAGGTAATGTGCATACCCTGGTtgctgtatttattaatttcagcaTTACCATGATAGACATGTTTGGAATGAATGTCAGTGTAGACCAACATTGGTGGAAAcactcatataaaattatggaaCAGTTGATTAATGATATCAATGTACACTGCCGTGCTAAAGATCCTAATGCATCACTTAAAGTCAAAGGAAAAAATGGTGATAGAATGTTGAATAAGGCATTATCAACAATCactcagttaaaaaaaattgtgcccaATGATAAACATGAGATTCATGTAATGCAAAATCCAACAACACCTCTTGTTCCACCTGTACAACAGCCAACATTCCAACCACCATCTCCAGACTTCAACACACAGCCATATGTAAATTACAACTATcccaatcaaaattatatgaacAGTTATAATTATCAAGGACCATATCAAACACCACAAATAAATCGACCACCATACTGCCCGATGCAGTACCGTCCTCCATATCAGCCCCCTTACCAACAATATCCAAACCAGGTGCGAATGAATCAACCCCAGTATTATCAATACCTTCAACAACCCCCAAATCCATGGCAAAACAATTACCAGAAACCACCATATCCAGTACATAATGCACCATTTCCACCAACACAGTTTGTTGCTAATAATCCACAGCCAAAACCCGAAGCCAAATTAGTTGAAGTGAAGGAAGATGACGAGAAAAAATGGCTAGAAGCACAAAAAGATGCAAAGAAGTTGGTGAACAATGCtattaaccataatattttggcAACTAGATCTACTGATAGTATACAGTCATCACAGGAGAGTGAAGAAGGGTTAATCAATAATGTACATCCAGTATACGAAAAAATGTCGGACAGAGATAGTGGAGCTCAAATTCCAGATGATACAACAGATAGGATGTGGAACTTTTTGGCCAGAGAAGTAGATAAAAAGGTTcgatacaaatttcaaaagatGATTAGAGAAATGCAAGATATACCCAAAGAAGAGTTTAGTAAAGAGCCAGAATTATAT gAGACTACTTATCAAAATGTAGTTAGGATACAATTATTTGAGCCAATCAGatgtaaaatgattaataagaaGTATGAAAATGTACAAGCAGTCGTTAGGGACTTTCGATTGGTATTCAGTACATTTCGTCACATATCTCAG cagtctaatgatattaaatgtaaacttATGATGGACTTTATGGAACGTCATTTTAATGAATGCctcagaaaatattttcgtgGATGGAATTTAGACAAATACCGCAGTACCGTCCAGGAATGA
- the LOC114131347 gene encoding uncharacterized protein LOC114131347, whose translation MKSTVSIFICLIALFGSSTSLKCYTCGWWSKNCGDPFLKDDYLLVECNTRAINDFNHELGNTLNTASNALQNFANQVGFNINHNNNYNLPTISEDSVGCTKVVLKHGEDIVRVARGCVYNKADLCKGMQRLDDELKTLKYCGSCDDDGCNGSRSLKSSAVAIILTAMATCMFYGLQH comes from the exons ATGAAATCAACTGTATCGATATTCATCTGTTTAATCGCTTTGTTTGGATCaa GTACTAGTCTAAAATGCTACACTTGTGGCTGGTGGAGCAAAAATTGCGGTGATCCATTCTTGAAAGATGATTATCTTTTAGTTGAGTGTAATACTAGAGCGATTAATGATTTCAACCACGAACTAGGAAACACCCTAAATACTGCAAGTAATGCTCTACAAAATTTCGCAAATCAAGTAGGTTTCAACATCAATCACAACAACAATTACAATTTGCCTACCATTAGTGAAGATTCAGTTGGATGCACTAAAGTAGTACTCAAAC acGGAGAAGATATTGTACGAGTGGCTCGAGGATGCGTTTATAATAAAGCAGACTTGTGTAAAGGTATGCAAAGACTCGACGACGAACTGAAAACCCTCAAGTACTGTGGCTCGTGCGACGACGACGGCTGTAACGGTTCTAGGTCGTTGAAGTCTTCCGCTGTCGCGATAATTTTGACCGCGATGGCCACGTGTATGTTCTACGGACTACagcactaa
- the LOC114131362 gene encoding uncharacterized protein LOC114131362 — MYCTSVAYAAIALIAVSTVFSTVKAEGEKNDIRCYVCNSHNDTACAQEKLPDHFKTECSKLNIGVPEESRKNYTLCRKIIQTIEPEVNGLPSDKNRIIRTCGWDVSNYNNKCYHRSGFGGKQDVCTCLTDYCNSAQKTYIAFATVVAATFAILIL, encoded by the exons ATGTACTGCACGTCCGTCGCTTACGCCGCGATAGCGTTGATCGCCGTCTCGACGGTTTTCAGCACAG TGAAAGCAGAGGGTGAGAAAAATGACATACGCTGTTATGTGTGCAATAGCCATAATGACACGGCTTGTGCACAGGAAAAACTTCCAGATCATTTTAAAACGGAATGCTCAAAGTTAAATATAGGTGTTCCAGAAGAGAGTCGCAAAAATTATACCCTCTGCAGAAAAATCATTCAAACAATCGAGCCGGAGGTCAACGgat TGCCATCGGATAAAAATCGGATCATCAGGACATGTGGCTGGGAcgtttcaaattacaataataaatgttaccaTCGATCCGGATTTGGTGGTAAACAGGACGTGTGCACTTGCTTGACAGATTATTGTAATTCAGCGCAAAAGACATACATAGCGTTTGCCACTGTAGTGGCAGCAACATTCGCTAtccttattttgtaa